In Geobacillus kaustophilus, a genomic segment contains:
- a CDS encoding thiolase family protein, producing MVREAVIVEAVRTPVGKRNGVFRDVHPVHLAAVVLDEVVRRAGIDKRVVEDIVMGCVTPIAEQGYNIGRLAALEAGFPVEVPAVQINRMCGSGQQAIHFAAQEIRSGDMDVTIAAGVESMTKVPILSDGNERTIPPSLHEKYEFIHQGVSAERIAKKYGLTREELDAYAYESHRRALAAQREGKFRAEIVPVKGLDRDGREMLVALDEGPRADTSPEALASLKPVFQEDGVITAGNASQMSDGAAAVLLMEREAARRFGLKPKARIVAQTVVGSDPTYMLDGVIPATRQVLKKAGLAIDDIDLIEINEAFAPVVLAWQKEIGAPLSKVNVNGGAIALGHPLGATGAKLMTSLVHELERRGGRYGLLTICIGHGMATAAIIERE from the coding sequence ATGGTGCGTGAGGCAGTCATTGTCGAAGCGGTCAGGACGCCGGTCGGCAAGCGGAACGGCGTCTTCCGGGACGTTCATCCGGTCCATTTGGCCGCGGTGGTGCTCGATGAAGTCGTGCGCCGGGCCGGCATCGACAAGCGGGTGGTCGAAGACATCGTCATGGGCTGCGTGACGCCGATCGCCGAACAAGGATACAACATCGGCCGGCTGGCGGCGCTTGAGGCCGGGTTTCCAGTCGAAGTGCCCGCCGTGCAAATCAATCGAATGTGCGGCTCCGGGCAGCAGGCGATCCATTTCGCCGCCCAGGAAATCCGCTCCGGCGATATGGATGTCACGATCGCGGCCGGGGTCGAAAGCATGACGAAAGTGCCGATTTTAAGCGATGGCAACGAGCGGACGATTCCGCCGTCGCTTCATGAAAAATACGAATTCATCCACCAAGGCGTCTCGGCTGAGCGGATCGCCAAAAAATACGGCTTGACGCGCGAAGAGCTTGACGCCTACGCGTACGAAAGCCATCGACGCGCTTTGGCTGCTCAGCGCGAAGGGAAGTTTCGCGCCGAAATCGTCCCGGTGAAAGGGCTTGACCGCGACGGCCGCGAGATGCTCGTCGCCCTTGACGAAGGGCCGCGGGCGGATACATCTCCGGAAGCGCTCGCTTCGCTCAAGCCGGTGTTTCAAGAAGACGGCGTCATCACCGCCGGCAATGCGAGTCAAATGAGCGACGGGGCGGCCGCTGTGCTTTTAATGGAACGGGAGGCGGCGAGGCGGTTCGGGCTGAAGCCGAAAGCGCGCATCGTCGCGCAGACGGTCGTCGGCTCCGACCCGACGTACATGCTTGATGGCGTCATCCCGGCGACGCGGCAAGTGCTGAAAAAAGCGGGCCTCGCGATCGATGACATCGACCTCATTGAAATCAACGAAGCGTTCGCCCCGGTCGTACTTGCCTGGCAAAAGGAAATCGGCGCCCCGCTTTCGAAGGTGAACGTCAACGGCGGCGCCATTGCGCTCGGCCATCCGCTCGGCGCGACCGGTGCGAAGCTCATGACGTCGCTCGTCCATGAACTTGAACGGCGCGGCGGCCGCTATGGGCTATTGACGATTTGCATCGGCCACGGGATGGCGACGGCCGCGATCATCGAGCGGGAGTAA
- the spoVK gene encoding stage V sporulation protein K, translated as MSELTMNKAKGQINIVLNSKTVNHLVKEERNDWLDGEEHQALRNIQKELDQLIGLDHVKKIIKEIYAWLYINRLRKENGLKANRQALHMIFKGNPGTGKTTVARLLGKLFFEMNVLSKGHFIEAERADLVGEYIGHTASKTRDLIKKARGGILFIDEAYSLARGGEKDFGKEAVDTLVKGMEDYCDDLVVILAGYPKEMDYFLSLNPGLPSRFPLTIEFPDYTVEELVQIAKQMLREREYEMTPEAERKLYIHLEGTLEATGRLKFSNGRYVRNLIEKAIRKQAVRLLHEGRYDKKELMTIRDRDLVIHA; from the coding sequence TTGTCAGAATTGACGATGAACAAGGCGAAAGGGCAAATCAACATCGTGTTGAACTCCAAAACGGTAAACCATTTAGTGAAAGAAGAGAGAAACGACTGGCTCGATGGCGAAGAGCATCAGGCGCTCCGCAATATTCAAAAGGAGCTTGATCAACTGATCGGCCTTGATCATGTCAAAAAAATCATCAAGGAAATTTACGCCTGGCTGTACATCAACCGGCTGCGCAAGGAGAACGGCTTAAAGGCCAACCGCCAGGCGCTCCATATGATTTTCAAAGGCAATCCCGGCACCGGCAAAACGACGGTGGCGCGCTTGCTCGGCAAGCTGTTTTTTGAGATGAACGTGCTGTCCAAAGGGCATTTCATCGAGGCGGAACGGGCCGATTTGGTCGGAGAGTACATCGGGCATACGGCGAGCAAAACGCGCGATTTGATCAAAAAAGCGCGCGGCGGAATTTTGTTCATCGATGAAGCGTATTCGCTCGCCCGCGGCGGGGAAAAAGACTTCGGCAAAGAAGCAGTCGATACGCTCGTCAAAGGGATGGAAGACTATTGCGACGACTTGGTTGTGATTTTGGCCGGCTATCCGAAAGAAATGGACTATTTTTTGTCGCTGAATCCCGGCTTGCCGTCGCGATTTCCTCTCACGATCGAATTTCCCGATTATACGGTCGAGGAGCTCGTGCAAATCGCCAAGCAAATGTTGCGCGAGCGCGAGTATGAAATGACGCCGGAAGCGGAGCGGAAACTGTACATTCATCTCGAAGGGACGCTGGAAGCGACCGGCCGCCTCAAGTTCAGCAACGGCCGCTATGTGCGCAACTTAATCGAAAAAGCGATCCGCAAGCAGGCGGTCCGTCTGTTGCATGAAGGACGATATGACAAAAAAGAACTGATGACGATCCGTGACCGCGATTTAGTGATTCATGCTTGA
- a CDS encoding fatty acid--CoA ligase, whose product MYMTIGEMFSQTVRKFPNREAVVDAATGRRYTYAEWEREVNRWANAFLEAGVRKGDRISTVLYNTLELATALFACAKIGAVFNPINFRLKAEEIAYILTDAEPKIVLFERAVEPELAAIHSRFPHVSFWSIDRDPPPFAKNAHEQAARTSEEALRIHVEESDLYAIMYTSGTTGRPKGVMHRHRDMIEQSVICHGVMRIRETDRGLAAAPLFHCAELHCCLLPRVHAGASSVILHHFDAKLVLETIERERITIMFGAPTMWNMILQENVSGYDLSSLRLGLYGAAPMAPALVRQCQEQLGIELIQAYGMTEMGPAVTFLLEDEQLAKPGSAGRACLNHEIRVVRAREDGPSDPDDVLPPYEVGEIVMRGPCMMMGYYKREEATEKALYKGWYHSGDLGYLDEEGYLYVADRVDDMVISGGENVYPREVEDVLYEHPKVLDVAVLGEPDELWGEKVVAFVVKKDDLLTADELEQYCKTSDRLAPYKRPRAYYFIDALPRNASGKIQKFLLREQLKKQAAGGTEKT is encoded by the coding sequence TTGTACATGACGATTGGGGAGATGTTTTCCCAGACAGTGCGAAAGTTTCCAAACCGGGAGGCGGTCGTCGACGCGGCGACCGGACGCCGCTATACGTATGCTGAATGGGAGAGGGAAGTGAACCGGTGGGCGAACGCGTTTTTGGAAGCGGGCGTACGCAAGGGAGATCGCATCTCGACGGTGCTGTATAATACGCTTGAGCTCGCGACTGCCTTGTTTGCCTGCGCCAAAATTGGGGCGGTGTTCAATCCGATCAACTTCCGGCTGAAAGCAGAAGAAATCGCCTATATTTTGACAGACGCCGAGCCGAAAATCGTGCTGTTTGAACGGGCGGTGGAACCAGAACTTGCCGCGATTCACAGCCGTTTTCCGCACGTGTCATTTTGGTCGATCGACCGCGATCCGCCGCCGTTTGCCAAAAACGCTCACGAGCAGGCTGCGCGGACCTCAGAGGAAGCGCTGCGCATTCATGTGGAAGAGAGCGACCTTTATGCCATTATGTATACAAGCGGCACGACCGGGCGGCCGAAAGGGGTCATGCACCGCCACCGCGACATGATTGAGCAAAGTGTCATTTGCCATGGCGTGATGCGCATCCGCGAGACAGACCGCGGGCTGGCGGCGGCGCCGCTGTTCCATTGCGCCGAGCTGCATTGCTGCTTGCTGCCGCGCGTGCATGCCGGAGCGTCGAGCGTCATTTTGCACCATTTCGACGCCAAGCTCGTGCTTGAAACGATCGAACGGGAGCGGATTACGATCATGTTCGGAGCCCCGACGATGTGGAACATGATCTTGCAGGAGAATGTAAGCGGTTACGATTTATCTTCGCTTCGCCTCGGCTTATACGGAGCTGCTCCGATGGCTCCGGCGCTTGTCAGACAATGCCAAGAGCAGCTCGGCATCGAGCTGATTCAAGCGTACGGCATGACGGAAATGGGGCCGGCGGTGACGTTTTTGCTCGAAGACGAGCAGCTTGCGAAACCCGGTTCCGCCGGACGCGCCTGCCTGAACCATGAGATCCGCGTCGTCCGCGCGCGTGAAGACGGGCCGTCCGACCCGGACGATGTGCTGCCGCCGTACGAAGTCGGCGAAATTGTGATGCGTGGGCCGTGCATGATGATGGGTTACTACAAGCGCGAGGAAGCGACGGAAAAAGCGTTGTACAAAGGTTGGTACCATTCCGGCGACCTCGGCTACCTTGATGAAGAGGGCTATTTGTATGTCGCCGACCGGGTTGATGACATGGTGATCAGCGGCGGGGAAAACGTCTATCCGCGCGAAGTCGAGGACGTATTGTACGAGCATCCAAAAGTGCTTGATGTCGCTGTACTCGGCGAGCCGGATGAGTTGTGGGGCGAAAAAGTCGTCGCCTTCGTCGTCAAAAAAGATGACCTCTTGACCGCCGATGAGCTCGAGCAGTATTGCAAAACGAGCGACCGCCTCGCTCCGTACAAACGTCCGCGCGCCTACTATTTCATCGATGCCCTGCCCCGCAACGCGAGCGGGAAAATCCAAAAGTTTTTGCTGCGCGAACAGCTGAAAAAACAGGCGGCGGGGGGAACGGAGAAAACGTGA
- a CDS encoding 3-hydroxyacyl-CoA dehydrogenase family protein, whose translation MAETIAVIGAGVMGSGIAQTAAMAGKTVHLYDVSEAALQNGLASAEKSLRRFVKAGELSEPEAAAALGRIRSTVDLAEAVRGADVVIEAVPENLALKKDVFQRLDQLAKPNAILATNTSELSVTALAAATNRPENVIGMHWFNPAPVMKLIEIVKGETTSDDTVDAIRRLSVELGKETVVVKDRQGFVTTRALAAHMIECIRMYEEGVASAEDIDKAVRLGLNYPMGPFELADMVGLDTLLFVSENMTEAYGDRFRAPQLLRKLVEAGHLGRKTGKGFYTYTK comes from the coding sequence GTGGCAGAAACGATTGCCGTCATCGGCGCCGGGGTGATGGGAAGCGGCATCGCGCAAACGGCGGCGATGGCGGGAAAAACGGTGCATTTGTATGATGTGTCTGAAGCGGCCTTGCAAAACGGGCTCGCTTCGGCGGAAAAAAGCTTGCGCCGCTTTGTCAAAGCCGGCGAGCTGTCCGAGCCGGAGGCAGCGGCAGCACTTGGGCGCATCCGCTCGACCGTCGATTTGGCCGAAGCGGTGCGCGGGGCGGATGTCGTCATCGAAGCAGTGCCGGAAAACTTGGCGCTGAAAAAAGACGTGTTTCAGCGGCTTGATCAACTGGCGAAGCCGAACGCCATTTTGGCGACCAACACATCGGAGTTGAGCGTTACGGCGCTTGCCGCCGCGACCAACCGGCCGGAGAACGTCATCGGCATGCATTGGTTCAATCCGGCGCCAGTGATGAAGTTGATCGAAATTGTGAAAGGTGAGACGACTTCCGACGACACAGTCGACGCCATCCGCCGGCTGTCTGTGGAGCTTGGCAAAGAAACGGTCGTCGTGAAAGACCGGCAAGGGTTTGTGACAACGCGGGCGCTTGCCGCCCATATGATCGAGTGCATCCGCATGTACGAAGAAGGGGTTGCTTCCGCTGAGGATATCGACAAAGCGGTGCGGCTTGGCCTCAATTATCCGATGGGGCCCTTTGAGCTGGCCGACATGGTCGGGCTTGATACGCTCCTGTTTGTGAGCGAAAACATGACGGAAGCGTACGGCGACCGATTCCGGGCGCCGCAGCTTTTGCGCAAGCTCGTCGAAGCCGGGCATTTAGGGCGGAAGACGGGGAAAGGGTTTTATACGTATACAAAATGA
- a CDS encoding Uma2 family endonuclease — MQKEKPFYTYSDIENWEGNWELIDGVPYLLASPSFAHQYVVGQLHLALASYFQARGCHVILSPFDIQLDPEEPERTAKTVVQPDLSVVCRTEQIRSRRLKGAPDLIVEVLSPSTALRDRNQKYHLYEKHGVREYWIVDPSNWTVEVFSRQDGRFQQRAVFGPSDELVSFWQPDLTVSLAPVFPPEESEV, encoded by the coding sequence GTGCAAAAGGAGAAACCGTTTTACACGTATAGTGATATTGAAAATTGGGAAGGAAATTGGGAACTGATTGATGGTGTTCCATACTTACTGGCTTCTCCTTCGTTTGCGCACCAATATGTTGTTGGACAGCTGCACTTGGCTTTAGCTTCGTATTTCCAAGCGCGCGGCTGCCATGTCATCCTTTCCCCGTTTGACATTCAGCTTGATCCCGAAGAGCCGGAACGGACGGCGAAAACAGTCGTTCAGCCGGATTTATCGGTCGTCTGCCGGACTGAGCAAATCCGCAGCCGTCGACTGAAAGGAGCTCCCGATCTGATTGTTGAGGTTCTGTCGCCAAGCACCGCCTTACGCGATCGAAACCAGAAGTACCATTTATACGAAAAACATGGGGTGCGTGAATATTGGATTGTGGATCCGAGCAACTGGACAGTCGAAGTGTTCAGCCGGCAAGACGGGCGATTTCAACAGCGAGCTGTCTTCGGACCGAGCGATGAACTCGTTTCCTTTTGGCAGCCGGATTTAACCGTTTCGCTCGCCCCGGTGTTTCCTCCGGAAGAAAGCGAAGTGTAA
- the hfq gene encoding RNA chaperone Hfq gives MKNAINIQDQFLNQLRKEGIQVTVFLLNGFQLRGYIKGFDNFTVLLEVQGKQQLIYKHAISTFAPERNIHFETEQQS, from the coding sequence ATGAAAAATGCGATCAATATTCAAGACCAGTTTTTAAACCAGCTGCGCAAAGAGGGCATTCAAGTGACCGTCTTCTTATTGAACGGCTTCCAACTGCGCGGGTACATTAAAGGGTTTGACAACTTCACCGTACTTTTGGAAGTGCAAGGAAAACAACAGCTCATTTACAAGCACGCCATTTCGACGTTTGCGCCGGAGCGGAACATCCATTTTGAAACCGAACAGCAAAGCTGA
- a CDS encoding CaiB/BaiF CoA transferase family protein, whose product MLHGIVVVDFSHYLPGPFASWRLAQLGAEVIKIEPPSGDRLRPFAGGRMFAAYNAGKQSVALDLKTEAGREQARRLAARADVVIESFRPGVMARLGLGYDDICRDNEGIIYCSISGFGQQSSRSLLGSHDLNYMALSGLLAQLADKRGRPVHPKITLADFIGGMAAAERVLVALFARERTGKGAYLDVSLVDGLVAMMAGHFAIEHSCGLDNGLVELSGEVVCYQLYETKDGRYMSLAALEPHFWRRFCEAVGHPEWTEAQWAPARPGEAVYDGLVALFREKTISEWSAFAEAIDACLAPVLETGEAKALFADSRLRHLVRLQPNGAWTAAHGPDGQWGGVAAPDINEHAYLLGEGNES is encoded by the coding sequence ATGCTCCATGGCATTGTTGTCGTTGATTTTTCCCATTACTTGCCAGGTCCGTTTGCGAGCTGGCGCCTCGCCCAGCTCGGAGCCGAAGTCATCAAAATCGAGCCCCCGTCCGGCGACCGGCTGCGCCCGTTCGCCGGGGGCCGGATGTTTGCCGCTTACAACGCCGGCAAACAAAGCGTCGCCCTTGATTTAAAGACGGAGGCGGGGCGCGAGCAAGCCCGGCGGCTCGCCGCCCGTGCCGATGTGGTGATTGAAAGCTTCCGCCCGGGGGTGATGGCGCGGCTTGGGCTTGGCTATGACGACATCTGCCGCGACAACGAAGGGATCATTTACTGCTCGATCAGCGGCTTCGGTCAACAGAGCAGCCGCTCATTGCTTGGCAGCCATGATCTGAACTACATGGCGCTCTCCGGTTTGCTTGCGCAGCTCGCCGATAAACGCGGCCGACCGGTTCATCCGAAGATCACGCTTGCCGATTTTATCGGCGGCATGGCGGCGGCCGAGCGCGTGTTGGTGGCGCTGTTTGCCCGCGAGCGGACCGGCAAGGGGGCTTATCTTGACGTCTCGCTTGTGGACGGATTGGTCGCGATGATGGCCGGCCATTTTGCCATTGAGCACAGCTGCGGGCTGGACAACGGCCTTGTCGAGCTTTCCGGGGAGGTGGTGTGCTATCAGCTGTATGAGACAAAAGACGGACGCTATATGAGTTTAGCGGCGCTTGAGCCTCACTTTTGGCGGCGGTTTTGCGAAGCGGTCGGCCATCCGGAATGGACGGAGGCGCAATGGGCGCCGGCCCGGCCGGGGGAAGCCGTATATGATGGGCTCGTCGCTTTGTTCCGCGAAAAGACGATTTCCGAATGGAGCGCGTTCGCCGAAGCGATTGACGCCTGCCTTGCTCCGGTGCTGGAGACGGGTGAGGCGAAGGCGCTGTTTGCTGACAGCCGGCTCCGCCATCTCGTCCGGCTGCAGCCAAACGGAGCATGGACGGCCGCACATGGGCCGGACGGCCAATGGGGCGGTGTGGCGGCTCCGGACATTAATGAACATGCTTATTTGTTAGGGGAGGGGAATGAATCATGA
- a CDS encoding acyl-CoA dehydrogenase family protein translates to MAARYLREEHHMFRAAFRKFLEKEAYPHYNDWEKRGIIPRSFWAKMGENGFLCPWVDEKYGGLNADFAYSVVINEELEKVGSSLVGIGLHNDIVTPYIASYGTEEQKARWLPKCVAGELITAIAMTEPGAGSDLANISTTAIKDGDYYIVNGQKTFITNGIHADLIIVACKTDPQAKPPHRGISLLVVERDTPGFTRGRKLEKVGLHAQDTAELFFQDAKVPAYNLLGEEGKGFYYLMEKLQQERLVVAIAAQTAAEVMFSLTKQYVKQRSAFGKRVSEFQTVQFRLAEMATEIALGRTFVDRVIEEHMAGKQIVTEVSMAKWWITEMAKRVAAEAMQLHGGYGYMEEYEIARRYRDIPVSAIYAGTNEMMKTIIARQLDL, encoded by the coding sequence GTGGCAGCCCGCTATTTGCGTGAGGAGCACCATATGTTCCGCGCGGCGTTCCGCAAATTTTTGGAAAAAGAAGCGTACCCGCATTATAACGATTGGGAGAAGCGCGGCATCATTCCGCGTTCGTTTTGGGCGAAGATGGGTGAAAACGGCTTTCTTTGCCCGTGGGTCGATGAGAAGTATGGGGGGCTAAACGCCGATTTCGCTTACTCCGTCGTCATCAATGAAGAACTGGAAAAAGTCGGATCGAGCCTAGTCGGCATCGGTTTGCACAACGACATCGTCACGCCGTATATCGCGTCGTACGGCACGGAAGAGCAAAAAGCGCGCTGGCTCCCAAAATGCGTCGCTGGCGAGCTCATTACGGCGATCGCCATGACCGAGCCGGGGGCGGGTTCGGATTTGGCCAACATTTCGACAACGGCAATCAAAGACGGTGACTACTACATCGTCAACGGGCAAAAAACGTTTATCACGAACGGCATCCATGCCGACTTGATCATTGTCGCCTGCAAAACCGATCCGCAGGCGAAGCCGCCGCACCGCGGCATCAGCCTGCTCGTCGTGGAGCGGGATACGCCGGGGTTTACGCGCGGCCGGAAGCTGGAGAAAGTCGGGCTGCACGCCCAAGATACAGCCGAGCTGTTTTTTCAAGACGCGAAAGTGCCGGCATATAATTTGCTCGGCGAGGAAGGAAAAGGTTTTTACTATTTGATGGAAAAGCTCCAGCAGGAGCGGCTCGTTGTCGCCATCGCCGCCCAAACGGCGGCAGAGGTCATGTTTTCGCTCACGAAGCAGTACGTTAAACAGCGGTCGGCGTTCGGCAAACGAGTGAGCGAGTTTCAAACCGTCCAGTTCCGCCTTGCGGAAATGGCGACGGAGATCGCCCTCGGGCGCACGTTTGTCGACCGCGTCATTGAAGAGCATATGGCGGGAAAACAGATCGTCACCGAAGTGTCGATGGCGAAATGGTGGATTACCGAGATGGCGAAACGCGTCGCCGCCGAGGCGATGCAGCTGCACGGCGGCTACGGCTATATGGAAGAATACGAGATCGCCCGGCGCTACCGCGATATCCCTGTAAGCGCCATTTATGCCGGGACGAACGAGATGATGAAAACGATCATCGCCCGGCAGCTAGATTTGTAG
- a CDS encoding long-chain fatty acid--CoA ligase encodes MMKTPLNISMMLERAELFFPKKQVVSRMKGGVVRHTYKEIGERTRRLSSVLKRLGVEVGDRVGTFAWNHHRHLEAYFAIPGIGAVLHTINIRLSPQHIAYIINHADDRVLLIDDDLLPAIEAVKDEIPNVRAFIVMTDADELPETTLSPVYHYEKLLAEGDPAFPFFKDLDEYQPAGMCYTSATTGNPKGVVYTHRSTVLHAMALGLADTQGLSERDVVMPVVPMFHVNAWGLPFAAAWFGSTIVMPGPAFTPKVLAELIDAERVTITAGVPTIWLGLLQELEKGNYDVSSLTRVICGGSAAPKGVIRAFEEKYGIPFIHAYGMTETSPLVLVSRPKSYQDGLSYEEKLDIRAKQGLLAPGLEMKVIGRNGPVRWDGQEMGELCLRGPWIASEYYNDERTNEAFRDGWLHTGDVVTVDEEGFVKIVDRTKDVIKSGGEWISSVDLENALMAHEAVFEAAVVAVPHPKWQERPIACVVLKEGKSVTKEELYDFLRPQFTKWWLPDDIVFLDEIPKTSVGKFLKRKLRDEMAARYADAATE; translated from the coding sequence ATGATGAAAACACCGTTAAACATTTCCATGATGCTTGAGCGGGCGGAGCTGTTTTTCCCGAAAAAGCAAGTCGTTTCGCGCATGAAAGGAGGCGTCGTCCGCCATACATACAAGGAGATCGGCGAGCGGACGCGCAGGCTGTCAAGCGTGTTGAAGCGGCTCGGGGTGGAAGTCGGCGACCGCGTCGGCACGTTCGCCTGGAACCATCACCGCCATTTGGAAGCGTATTTTGCCATTCCGGGCATCGGGGCGGTGCTCCATACGATCAACATCCGCCTCTCGCCGCAGCATATCGCGTACATCATCAACCATGCCGATGACCGCGTGCTGCTGATCGATGATGATTTGCTGCCGGCAATTGAAGCGGTCAAGGACGAAATCCCGAACGTGCGCGCCTTCATCGTCATGACCGATGCCGACGAGCTGCCGGAAACGACGTTGTCGCCGGTGTACCATTACGAGAAACTGCTTGCTGAGGGCGATCCGGCGTTTCCGTTCTTCAAAGACCTCGATGAATACCAACCGGCTGGTATGTGCTATACGTCGGCGACAACCGGAAATCCGAAAGGAGTCGTCTACACGCACCGGAGCACGGTTCTGCACGCAATGGCGCTAGGGCTGGCTGACACGCAAGGATTGTCCGAGCGCGATGTCGTCATGCCGGTTGTGCCGATGTTTCACGTCAACGCGTGGGGGCTGCCGTTTGCCGCCGCTTGGTTCGGTTCGACGATTGTCATGCCGGGGCCAGCGTTTACCCCGAAAGTGCTTGCCGAGCTGATTGACGCCGAACGGGTGACGATCACCGCCGGCGTGCCGACGATTTGGCTTGGACTCTTGCAAGAACTCGAGAAAGGAAACTACGATGTAAGCAGCTTAACGCGCGTCATTTGCGGCGGATCGGCAGCTCCGAAAGGGGTCATCCGGGCGTTCGAAGAAAAGTACGGCATTCCGTTCATTCACGCGTACGGCATGACGGAAACGAGCCCGCTTGTGCTCGTGTCGCGCCCGAAAAGCTATCAAGACGGGCTGTCGTACGAGGAGAAACTGGACATTCGCGCCAAGCAAGGGCTGCTCGCGCCAGGGCTTGAGATGAAAGTGATCGGCCGAAACGGGCCGGTTCGTTGGGACGGGCAGGAAATGGGCGAGCTTTGCCTGCGCGGACCGTGGATTGCCTCTGAGTATTACAACGATGAGAGAACGAACGAAGCATTTCGCGATGGCTGGCTGCATACCGGCGATGTCGTCACCGTCGACGAAGAAGGATTCGTCAAAATCGTCGATCGGACAAAAGACGTCATTAAAAGCGGCGGCGAATGGATTTCGTCCGTCGACTTGGAAAACGCGCTCATGGCGCACGAGGCGGTGTTTGAAGCGGCGGTTGTCGCCGTGCCGCACCCGAAATGGCAGGAGCGGCCGATTGCCTGCGTCGTGCTGAAAGAAGGAAAAAGCGTGACGAAGGAAGAGCTGTACGACTTTTTGCGCCCGCAATTTACGAAATGGTGGCTGCCGGATGACATTGTGTTTCTCGATGAAATTCCAAAAACGAGCGTCGGCAAATTTTTGAAGCGGAAACTGCGCGATGAGATGGCGGCGCGTTATGCCGATGCGGCGACGGAGTAA
- a CDS encoding trimeric intracellular cation channel family protein — translation MTWEVLSIIGTVAFAISGAIVAMEEEYDLLGVYILGIVTAFGGGAVRNLLIGLPVSALWEQGPLFLVALAAMTVVYLFPKQMLPPWKRWGNFFDALGLSAFAIQGALYAVKMGHPLSAVIVAAVLTGSGGGIIRDVLAGRKPLVLHAEIYAVWAILAGLAIGLKWAESPVELYVLFIAVAALRILSYAYGWKLPRRAVGEKAKGQT, via the coding sequence ATGACCTGGGAAGTATTGAGCATTATCGGCACGGTCGCGTTTGCCATCAGCGGGGCGATCGTGGCGATGGAAGAGGAGTACGATTTGCTTGGGGTGTACATTTTAGGGATCGTCACCGCCTTTGGCGGCGGGGCGGTGCGCAATTTGCTGATCGGGTTGCCTGTGTCGGCGTTATGGGAACAAGGGCCGCTCTTTCTTGTCGCTTTGGCGGCGATGACGGTTGTGTATTTGTTTCCGAAGCAAATGCTGCCGCCGTGGAAGCGGTGGGGCAACTTTTTTGACGCCCTCGGGCTGTCGGCGTTTGCCATCCAAGGAGCGCTGTATGCCGTCAAAATGGGGCATCCGTTAAGTGCGGTCATCGTCGCCGCTGTGTTGACCGGAAGCGGCGGCGGCATCATCCGCGACGTGCTCGCCGGACGGAAGCCGCTTGTGCTGCATGCGGAAATTTACGCCGTCTGGGCCATTCTCGCCGGCCTCGCCATCGGGCTGAAATGGGCCGAGTCGCCCGTTGAGCTGTATGTGCTGTTTATCGCCGTGGCCGCTTTGCGCATTTTGTCATACGCGTACGGCTGGAAGCTGCCGCGCCGAGCGGTTGGGGAGAAAGCGAAAGGGCAGACATAA